In one Natronosalvus amylolyticus genomic region, the following are encoded:
- a CDS encoding universal stress protein, whose amino-acid sequence MYETILVASDGSENATEALGHAVDLAAAVGATVHVMTVVETGSNPLKFGVSEVDELNQAARDIVDDILEEQAHMDIKAEIRRGKPTESLLAYADEIEADLIVVGQSGADAIEAAVFGSTTDRLARETEIPLTIVPLSSA is encoded by the coding sequence ATGTACGAGACGATTCTGGTCGCCAGCGATGGGAGCGAAAACGCAACCGAGGCCCTCGGGCACGCCGTCGACCTGGCGGCGGCCGTCGGTGCCACCGTTCACGTGATGACGGTGGTCGAAACGGGGTCGAACCCGTTGAAATTCGGGGTAAGCGAGGTCGACGAACTGAACCAAGCGGCGCGGGATATCGTCGATGACATACTCGAGGAACAGGCTCACATGGACATCAAAGCGGAGATACGCCGCGGGAAACCCACCGAATCCCTCCTTGCATACGCAGACGAGATCGAGGCAGATCTCATTGTGGTTGGACAAAGCGGTGCCGACGCCATCGAGGCTGCCGTGTTCGGTAGTACCACCGATCGACTGGCGAGAGAGACCGAAATCCCGTTGACGATCGTGCCGCTCTCGAGTGCGTGA
- the thiE gene encoding thiamine phosphate synthase, translating into MPRDPTNWQTYLVTQESASNGRRTPEIVGRALEGGIDVVQLREKGLDARDRYEVGSVVRTLTAEADVPLIVNDRIDLARALGADGVHVGQSDLPVAVARDLLGESAIVGCSASTVEEALEAERAGASYLGVGAIYGTPSKSVAAKKDGIGTERIEAIVDAVDIPVIGIGGITAENARAVVDAGGTGVAVISEISGADDPTGATETLVERVDGEEQPSP; encoded by the coding sequence ATGCCCCGCGACCCTACGAACTGGCAAACGTATCTCGTCACTCAGGAATCTGCAAGCAACGGCCGGAGGACGCCCGAAATCGTCGGACGGGCGCTCGAGGGCGGTATCGACGTCGTCCAACTTCGGGAGAAGGGCCTCGACGCTCGAGATCGATACGAAGTGGGCAGTGTGGTACGCACGCTAACGGCCGAGGCGGACGTTCCCCTGATCGTCAACGACCGGATCGATCTCGCGCGGGCACTCGGTGCCGATGGCGTCCACGTCGGACAATCTGATCTTCCCGTAGCCGTCGCTCGAGACCTCCTCGGGGAGAGTGCTATCGTCGGCTGTTCGGCTTCGACGGTCGAGGAGGCCCTCGAAGCCGAGCGGGCAGGGGCCTCGTATCTCGGTGTAGGAGCCATCTACGGAACGCCCTCGAAATCTGTCGCCGCGAAAAAAGATGGCATCGGCACCGAACGAATCGAAGCGATCGTCGACGCGGTCGATATTCCCGTCATCGGCATTGGCGGCATAACTGCCGAGAACGCTCGAGCAGTCGTCGACGCCGGCGGGACTGGCGTGGCGGTCATCAGCGAAATTTCGGGGGCCGACGATCCAACGGGCGCAACCGAGACGCTCGTCGAGAGGGTCGACGGGGAGGAGCAACCATCTCCATGA
- a CDS encoding 1,4-dihydroxy-2-naphthoate polyprenyltransferase, with the protein MSSVERDVSRTKAWVMAARPQTLPAAAAPVLVGTGLAVHNGVFAPLPALMAFIGAALIQIGTNFANDYYDAIKGADTDDREGFTRVTQSGLIAPSQVKAATILTFTLAILSGTYLVYVGGLPILVIGLVSVFCGWAYTGGPYPLGYHGLGDLFVFVFFGLVAVVGTYYVQAVAHLEPLTRTIPPGTITTSAIVASLPIAGLSTAILVVNNIRDKETDADTGKRTLAVRLGYRASRLEFTLLVALAYVVPLWFWLGQGFDATVLIPLVTVPYAALITRTVWTRTDGEALNPALEQTGKLLAMYAALFSAGLVI; encoded by the coding sequence ATGAGTTCGGTCGAGCGCGACGTATCACGGACGAAAGCCTGGGTGATGGCCGCCCGGCCACAGACGCTACCCGCGGCCGCTGCGCCAGTCCTGGTGGGGACTGGGCTGGCGGTTCACAACGGCGTCTTCGCCCCGTTGCCGGCGCTGATGGCGTTCATCGGCGCGGCACTCATCCAGATCGGGACGAACTTTGCGAACGACTACTACGACGCGATCAAGGGTGCCGATACCGACGACCGGGAAGGGTTCACTCGAGTTACGCAGTCGGGACTGATCGCCCCGTCACAGGTGAAAGCGGCGACGATACTCACGTTTACCCTCGCGATTCTCTCCGGCACCTATCTCGTCTACGTGGGGGGTCTGCCGATTCTGGTAATCGGACTCGTGAGCGTCTTTTGTGGCTGGGCGTACACCGGCGGCCCGTACCCACTGGGCTATCACGGATTGGGGGACCTCTTCGTCTTCGTCTTCTTCGGCCTCGTCGCTGTCGTCGGCACCTACTACGTCCAGGCTGTCGCCCATCTGGAACCCCTGACGAGGACTATCCCTCCGGGTACGATTACCACGAGCGCAATCGTGGCGAGTCTACCCATCGCTGGCCTGTCGACGGCAATTTTGGTTGTGAACAACATCCGTGATAAGGAGACGGACGCCGATACGGGAAAGCGCACGCTGGCTGTCCGACTGGGCTACCGAGCCAGCCGACTCGAGTTCACGTTACTGGTGGCTCTCGCCTACGTGGTTCCGCTGTGGTTCTGGCTCGGCCAGGGCTTCGACGCGACCGTCTTGATCCCCCTCGTGACCGTGCCGTATGCGGCGCTGATCACGCGAACCGTCTGGACGCGAACGGACGGCGAGGCGTTGAACCCGGCACTCGAGCAAACCGGCAAACTGCTGGCGATGTATGCGGCCCTGTTTTCGGCCGGGCTGGTGATCTGA
- a CDS encoding mandelate racemase/muconate lactonizing enzyme family protein, with product MTSEAPDVGLQIRPYELELAEPFETAQGTMRTRRGFLVRVDAGDVIGIGEAAPLPGWTEPYDDCREALENAIDVIDSGTAAALEAVEQTPAARHGLSLAIADRYATKAARPLYQYLGDGSRVARVPVNATVGARSLEETVSAATTASDRGFGCLKLKVGSGPLEDDLERVRRVRAAVDENVELRVDANGGWTYDEAETALETLETVGVAILEQPLPAGALGGHTALRETGYDVDIALDEGLLEHGVDAICDAEAADVVVLKPMALGGIDVARELVTWLSELDIDPLVTTTIDGVVARTAAVHLAAAIPDVRACGLATGDLLANDLGRDPVVFEKGAAVVPQAKGLGIDDIWGEP from the coding sequence GTGACCTCGGAAGCACCCGACGTGGGCCTACAGATTCGCCCGTACGAACTCGAACTCGCTGAGCCGTTCGAGACAGCCCAGGGGACGATGAGGACCCGCCGAGGGTTTCTCGTTCGGGTCGATGCAGGCGATGTGATCGGTATCGGCGAAGCCGCGCCGCTTCCCGGCTGGACGGAGCCCTACGACGACTGTCGAGAGGCACTCGAGAACGCAATCGACGTCATCGACTCGGGAACGGCTGCGGCACTCGAGGCTGTCGAACAAACCCCAGCGGCCCGTCACGGGCTGTCCTTGGCTATCGCCGACCGGTACGCGACGAAAGCAGCACGGCCGCTGTATCAGTATCTCGGCGACGGGTCGCGGGTTGCGAGAGTGCCGGTCAACGCGACGGTCGGCGCTCGGTCGCTCGAGGAGACGGTGTCCGCGGCGACCACCGCCTCGGACCGTGGCTTTGGGTGTCTCAAACTCAAAGTCGGGAGCGGGCCGCTAGAGGACGATCTCGAGCGGGTTAGACGCGTCAGAGCGGCAGTGGACGAGAACGTCGAACTTCGGGTCGACGCCAACGGTGGCTGGACCTACGACGAGGCCGAAACCGCCCTCGAAACCCTCGAAACGGTGGGGGTCGCGATACTCGAGCAACCACTCCCTGCGGGCGCACTCGGGGGACACACAGCGCTTCGAGAGACCGGATACGACGTCGATATCGCGCTCGACGAAGGGTTACTCGAACACGGTGTGGACGCCATCTGTGACGCGGAAGCGGCCGACGTGGTCGTATTGAAGCCGATGGCACTCGGCGGGATAGACGTCGCTCGTGAACTCGTCACCTGGCTCAGCGAACTCGACATCGACCCGCTGGTGACGACCACCATCGACGGCGTGGTCGCCCGAACCGCAGCGGTCCATCTCGCCGCTGCCATCCCAGACGTCCGCGCCTGCGGGCTGGCGACGGGCGACCTGCTCGCGAACGACCTCGGCCGCGATCCAGTAGTGTTCGAAAAAGGCGCAGCCGTCGTCCCACAGGCCAAAGGGCTCGGTATCGACGATATCTGGGGTGAGCCGTGA
- a CDS encoding class I adenylate-forming enzyme family protein, with translation MPAERKQEEYTPPPGLEWATGDLLARRARTTPERTALIDVATEREWTYRDLDVAVDGLSRRLPGSRGERIGVLLETRPTFAMLPFAAMRTERTLVLLNCRESPVELAEKATRAGVESLLCGRETESLARDIREAMGDGVSSEGEENETNTDSRQVPVYSIDESETTGVMLLSEPGQKAVTDAETREGNRTETSEGDSAETNEGDRTETSEGVNSDSNENILLIAFTSGTTGTPKGVTLTATNLVSSAVASAFRLGVDRTDRWLCCLPMYHMGGLAPVFRCALYGTTVVLQRAFEPPETARVLEDYDVTGVSLVPTMLNRLLEAGWEPASSLRFVLLGGAPADSRLLERCERTDVPVYPTYGMTETASQIATATPEEAFAHDGTVGQALVCTSVSVLDEDGTPAEPGSPGELVVSGPTVTPGYLDPEQTAAAFSTRGLRTGDVGFRDEDGRLWILDRRADRIVTGGENVDPAKVRQVLESHSGVRKAAVVGLDDPEWGERVAALVVPEDDDGTLEVSAVQTYCRERLAGFKVPKTIGQAPALPRTASGTVDREEARAKLEEHGIDLTES, from the coding sequence ATGCCTGCCGAGAGGAAACAAGAAGAATACACACCGCCGCCGGGACTCGAGTGGGCTACGGGCGACTTACTTGCCAGACGGGCGCGGACCACCCCGGAGCGAACGGCGCTGATCGACGTCGCGACCGAGCGCGAGTGGACCTATCGCGACCTCGATGTGGCCGTCGACGGACTGAGCCGGCGGTTGCCAGGCTCGAGGGGCGAACGAATCGGCGTCCTACTGGAAACGCGGCCGACGTTCGCCATGCTCCCGTTCGCCGCGATGCGGACGGAACGAACGCTCGTCCTCCTTAACTGTCGGGAATCGCCCGTCGAACTCGCCGAAAAGGCGACCCGCGCTGGCGTCGAATCGCTCCTCTGTGGGCGGGAAACCGAATCGCTAGCTCGAGATATTCGGGAGGCAATGGGCGACGGTGTCTCGAGTGAGGGCGAGGAGAACGAAACGAATACGGACTCGAGGCAGGTGCCGGTGTATTCGATCGACGAGTCGGAAACGACGGGTGTGATGTTGTTGTCCGAACCGGGGCAAAAAGCGGTAACCGACGCCGAAACGCGTGAGGGCAACAGAACCGAAACGAGCGAGGGCGACAGTGCCGAGACGAACGAGGGCGACAGAACCGAAACGAGCGAGGGCGTAAATAGCGATTCGAACGAAAACATCCTCCTCATCGCCTTCACGTCCGGGACGACGGGAACGCCGAAAGGCGTCACACTGACCGCAACTAATCTGGTCTCGAGTGCGGTCGCCTCTGCGTTCAGACTCGGCGTCGACCGCACTGACCGGTGGCTCTGTTGTCTCCCGATGTATCATATGGGTGGGCTCGCGCCAGTGTTCAGATGTGCCCTGTACGGGACGACGGTGGTGCTCCAGCGAGCGTTCGAACCACCGGAAACGGCCCGAGTTCTCGAGGACTACGACGTCACCGGCGTTTCACTCGTCCCGACGATGCTCAATCGACTCCTGGAAGCCGGGTGGGAACCTGCAAGCTCACTTCGGTTCGTGTTACTCGGGGGAGCGCCCGCGGATTCACGTCTGCTCGAGCGCTGTGAACGAACCGACGTACCCGTCTACCCAACCTACGGCATGACCGAAACGGCATCACAGATCGCGACGGCGACCCCCGAGGAAGCGTTCGCCCACGACGGGACCGTCGGGCAAGCACTCGTTTGCACGTCGGTTTCGGTACTCGACGAGGACGGGACGCCGGCTGAACCCGGCAGCCCTGGCGAACTCGTCGTCTCCGGACCGACTGTCACCCCTGGCTATCTCGATCCGGAGCAGACAGCCGCTGCTTTCAGCACTCGAGGGCTCCGCACCGGTGACGTGGGCTTTCGCGACGAGGACGGACGCCTGTGGATTCTGGACCGCCGGGCGGATCGAATCGTCACCGGCGGCGAAAACGTCGACCCGGCGAAGGTTAGGCAGGTCCTCGAGTCCCATTCAGGCGTGAGGAAGGCGGCAGTCGTCGGCCTCGACGACCCCGAGTGGGGCGAACGTGTGGCGGCCCTCGTCGTTCCTGAGGACGACGACGGTACACTCGAGGTTTCGGCGGTACAGACCTACTGCCGAGAACGACTCGCCGGGTTCAAAGTGCCGAAAACGATCGGGCAGGCCCCAGCGCTTCCGCGAACCGCCTCAGGCACCGTCGACCGTGAGGAAGCGCGGGCGAAACTCGAGGAACACGGTATCGATCTCACCGAAAGCTAA
- a CDS encoding NRDE family protein — protein sequence MCTLVFAWQVFDSAPVAVAANRDEQLDRPASPPAVYATDPVVIAPRDVQAGGTWIGVNEAGLFTGITNRWLDDDLPSDRSRGKLVADVLSCSSAAEARTHVKRALESHAYDGFNLVIADGSDAWCLEWDGASSWTAFDPGVHIVYNTGFDDVAEIPTRRGAVASDQATNARRVKRRLEEALEDQQPSSGDVSAPACSSDTPDSDAPASSSDTPDSDAQVDSSAVSDWLKTAGTVLGDHEYGVCVHGDGFGTRSSSRLALGGVAQTQYAVTDGPPCRNQYRDVDLGDEFRDRVARVLADEGHI from the coding sequence GTGTGTACGCTTGTCTTCGCCTGGCAGGTCTTCGATAGCGCACCGGTAGCGGTCGCTGCCAACCGTGACGAGCAACTCGATCGCCCCGCGAGTCCACCGGCGGTCTACGCGACGGACCCGGTCGTCATCGCGCCTCGAGACGTTCAGGCCGGCGGGACCTGGATCGGCGTGAACGAGGCGGGGCTGTTCACCGGGATTACGAACCGCTGGCTGGACGACGACCTCCCTAGCGACCGCTCCCGAGGGAAACTCGTCGCCGACGTGTTATCCTGTTCGTCGGCAGCCGAAGCCCGAACCCACGTCAAACGGGCGCTCGAGAGCCACGCGTACGACGGGTTCAACCTCGTTATCGCCGATGGCAGCGACGCCTGGTGTCTCGAGTGGGACGGTGCTAGTTCCTGGACCGCGTTCGACCCCGGCGTGCACATCGTGTACAACACGGGATTCGACGACGTCGCCGAGATACCAACCCGCCGAGGTGCGGTCGCGAGCGACCAGGCAACGAACGCACGGCGGGTAAAACGGCGACTCGAGGAGGCGCTCGAAGACCAGCAACCATCATCGGGCGACGTGAGCGCCCCGGCGTGCTCGAGCGATACACCGGACTCGGACGCACCGGCATCCTCGAGCGATACACCGGACTCGGACGCACAAGTAGACTCGAGTGCGGTTTCGGACTGGCTAAAGACCGCCGGTACCGTCCTCGGCGACCACGAGTACGGCGTCTGCGTTCACGGCGACGGATTTGGGACGCGGTCGTCCTCACGGCTTGCCCTGGGTGGAGTGGCCCAGACACAGTATGCGGTGACCGACGGACCGCCCTGTCGAAACCAGTACAGAGACGTCGACCTCGGCGATGAATTTCGCGACCGCGTCGCTCGAGTGCTGGCCGACGAAGGCCACATTTAA
- a CDS encoding helix-turn-helix transcriptional regulator, translating into MSVSAAEANLSEDERAGLELVRISGGIHQSDFWKELDVSSRKGSRIVESLVEKELVEREETVYDGHNTYFITPTARDLDFTLLMAGDMLSPFIGEEEVDPNSDAFSQWIMNLAYQE; encoded by the coding sequence ATGAGTGTGTCGGCGGCCGAAGCCAACCTTTCGGAGGACGAACGTGCGGGACTCGAACTGGTGCGAATATCGGGCGGCATTCACCAGAGCGATTTCTGGAAGGAACTCGATGTCTCCTCACGGAAAGGGAGCCGGATCGTCGAATCGCTCGTCGAAAAAGAGTTGGTAGAACGAGAAGAGACGGTATACGACGGTCACAACACCTACTTCATCACGCCGACCGCTCGAGACCTCGATTTCACGCTGTTGATGGCCGGCGACATGCTTTCGCCGTTCATCGGCGAAGAGGAGGTCGATCCGAACAGTGACGCGTTCTCACAGTGGATCATGAACCTCGCCTACCAGGAATAG
- the gatA gene encoding Asp-tRNA(Asn)/Glu-tRNA(Gln) amidotransferase subunit GatA has translation MSDDIFITEATIDGESDGPLAGKQVAVKDNISTDGVKTTCGSKMLADYVPPYDATVVERITDAGGTIVGKTNMDEFGMGTTTETSYFGPTDNPAAPGHVPGGSSGGSAAAVAAGAADLALGSDTGGSIRCPAAFCGVVGIKPTYGLVSRYGLVAYANSLEQIGPIAGTVEDAATLLEVIAGVDERDGTTRDPPQGDVAYSDAADGNVDGLSIGIPTELLEGAEDGVVDAFWDGIEQLESQGATTHDVSLPSVEHAVEAYYVIAMSEASSNLARFDGVRYGHSGGFDGNWNETFAAGRAEGFGDEVKRRILLGTYALSAGYHDKYYKKAQNARAWVKQDFDSALEEADVLASPTMPVTPFELGESLDDPLQMYLADANTVPVNLADLPAISVPIGDADGLPVGMQLVGPAFGERQLIRAGSALE, from the coding sequence ATGAGTGACGATATTTTCATTACCGAGGCGACGATCGACGGTGAATCGGATGGCCCGCTGGCCGGGAAGCAGGTCGCGGTCAAAGACAACATCTCGACCGACGGGGTGAAAACCACGTGCGGGTCGAAGATGCTCGCCGATTACGTGCCGCCGTACGATGCGACCGTGGTCGAGCGGATCACCGATGCCGGCGGAACCATCGTCGGAAAGACGAACATGGACGAGTTCGGGATGGGGACCACGACCGAAACGTCGTATTTTGGCCCGACCGACAATCCGGCTGCACCGGGTCACGTCCCCGGTGGATCCTCAGGCGGCTCTGCCGCAGCCGTCGCCGCCGGCGCTGCTGACCTGGCGCTGGGCAGTGACACGGGCGGCTCGATTCGCTGTCCGGCTGCCTTCTGTGGCGTCGTCGGAATCAAACCGACCTACGGGCTGGTTTCACGGTACGGCCTGGTCGCCTACGCCAACAGCCTCGAGCAGATCGGTCCGATTGCGGGCACCGTCGAGGACGCGGCGACGTTGCTCGAGGTCATCGCCGGCGTGGACGAGCGGGACGGGACGACTCGGGACCCACCACAGGGAGACGTCGCCTACTCCGATGCGGCCGACGGGAACGTCGACGGACTTTCGATCGGGATTCCGACCGAACTGCTGGAGGGGGCCGAAGACGGCGTCGTCGACGCTTTCTGGGATGGTATCGAGCAACTCGAATCGCAGGGTGCGACGACCCACGACGTCAGTCTCCCCTCGGTCGAACACGCTGTCGAGGCCTACTACGTGATCGCCATGTCCGAGGCCTCCTCTAATCTAGCCCGATTCGACGGCGTCCGCTACGGCCACTCGGGTGGCTTCGACGGCAACTGGAACGAGACGTTTGCGGCCGGCCGTGCCGAAGGCTTCGGTGACGAAGTTAAACGCCGTATCCTGTTGGGCACCTACGCCCTCTCTGCGGGGTATCACGACAAGTACTACAAAAAGGCACAGAACGCTCGAGCGTGGGTCAAACAGGACTTCGACAGTGCCCTCGAAGAGGCCGACGTGCTGGCCTCGCCCACGATGCCCGTGACACCCTTCGAACTCGGTGAGAGTCTCGACGACCCCTTGCAGATGTATCTCGCCGATGCGAACACCGTCCCGGTCAACCTCGCTGACCTGCCTGCCATTTCCGTCCCGATTGGCGACGCCGACGGTCTCCCGGTGGGAATGCAACTGGTCGGCCCGGCGTTCGGCGAACGACAGCTCATCCGAGCAGGAAGCGCCCTCGAGTAA
- the gatC gene encoding Asp-tRNA(Asn)/Glu-tRNA(Gln) amidotransferase subunit GatC, which yields MSDDVVTPEDVRHVAGLARVDLEDDEVERFTEQFANILAYFETLDAVPEVDSETELTNVMRPDEVRASLETAEALQNAPDHEDDYFKGPNVS from the coding sequence ATGAGCGACGACGTTGTCACGCCCGAAGACGTTCGCCACGTGGCCGGGCTGGCCAGAGTGGACCTCGAGGACGATGAGGTCGAACGATTTACCGAGCAGTTCGCTAACATCCTCGCGTATTTCGAGACGCTCGATGCGGTACCCGAGGTCGACAGCGAGACCGAGTTGACGAACGTGATGCGACCGGACGAGGTGCGAGCGAGCCTCGAGACGGCCGAAGCGTTACAGAACGCTCCGGATCACGAAGACGATTACTTCAAGGGGCCGAACGTCTCCTGA
- a CDS encoding transcription initiation factor IIB: protein MTDTTMRTRQWQSRTDTKTDVDTREERTACPECGGRLETDLEHGETACESCGLVVETDEIDRGPEWRAFDSGERDEKSRVGAPTTKMMHDDGLSTNIGWQNKDAYGRSLSSRQRQKMQRLRTWNERFRTRDAKERNLKQALGEIDRMASALGLPKTVRETASVIYRRALDEDLLPGRSIEGVATASLYAAARQAGTPRSLDEISAVSRVERDEIARTYRYVVRELGLEVQPADPESYVPRFASDLGISDETERQARKLMQTAKSEGLHSGKSPVGLAAAGVYAAALLTNEKVTQSAVSDVANVSEVTIRNRYHELLEAEKGPQR from the coding sequence ATGACTGATACAACTATGCGGACGCGACAGTGGCAATCGCGGACCGACACGAAAACCGACGTCGACACGCGCGAAGAACGCACAGCGTGTCCCGAGTGCGGTGGACGACTCGAAACCGACCTCGAGCACGGCGAAACCGCCTGTGAATCGTGCGGTCTCGTCGTCGAAACCGACGAGATCGATCGTGGACCGGAGTGGCGTGCGTTCGACAGTGGAGAGCGAGACGAAAAGAGTCGTGTCGGCGCACCAACCACGAAAATGATGCACGACGACGGCCTCTCGACGAATATCGGCTGGCAGAATAAAGACGCCTACGGCCGATCGCTGTCGAGTCGCCAGCGCCAGAAGATGCAACGGCTCCGGACGTGGAACGAGCGCTTTCGCACGCGAGATGCCAAAGAACGCAACCTGAAGCAAGCCCTCGGTGAAATCGATCGAATGGCCTCCGCACTCGGCCTCCCGAAAACCGTCCGCGAGACCGCGAGCGTCATCTATCGTCGAGCACTCGACGAAGATCTGCTCCCCGGCCGCTCGATCGAAGGGGTCGCGACCGCGTCACTCTACGCCGCCGCTCGCCAGGCCGGAACGCCACGCAGCCTCGACGAAATCAGCGCCGTCAGCCGCGTCGAACGCGACGAAATCGCGCGCACCTACCGATACGTCGTCCGCGAACTCGGCCTCGAGGTCCAGCCCGCCGACCCCGAAAGCTACGTCCCCCGGTTTGCGAGTGACCTCGGGATATCCGACGAAACCGAACGTCAGGCCCGAAAGCTGATGCAAACGGCCAAATCCGAGGGGCTGCACTCCGGAAAGTCACCCGTCGGTCTGGCTGCTGCAGGCGTGTACGCGGCCGCACTGTTGACGAACGAAAAGGTAACTCAGAGTGCAGTGAGCGACGTCGCGAACGTCTCGGAAGTGACGATCCGTAACCGGTATCACGAACTTCTCGAGGCCGAAAAAGGCCCACAGCGCTAA
- a CDS encoding asparagine synthase C-terminal domain-containing protein, whose amino-acid sequence MTRNHRETEPSIRGTEETVVRAALQRGDPLPGTSGFAGWVDDTLVRDVLGRVPLFVERSVIEGAASPTPALTAFRPVALEDPVAFPAGHALSRNGPPGETPERVWELPEGDQLDAPNDGQTVIDHVDTRIRCAVDTVETESVAVAFSGGVDSALVAALLDAPLYVVGFPDSHDLEAARTAATAMGKDLNVVELEPADLERAVPKIARETGRTNAMDVQIALPLYLVAEAVAADGFDALAVGQGADELFGGYEKVVRLDHRVDAETVRGAVREQILTLPEQLPRDVLTLEAAGVEPVAPLLHDGVVEAALALPDRWLADESERKRALRTVAARVLPDSVAKRDKKAVQYGSLTARELDRLARQAGYKRRMDDHVGQYIESLLES is encoded by the coding sequence ATGACGAGAAACCATCGGGAAACCGAGCCGAGTATCCGCGGCACCGAAGAAACCGTCGTCCGTGCGGCCCTCCAACGAGGTGACCCACTGCCAGGCACGTCGGGATTCGCGGGGTGGGTCGACGACACGCTGGTTCGTGACGTTCTCGGTCGGGTTCCGCTGTTCGTCGAGCGCTCGGTCATCGAGGGAGCCGCCTCGCCCACGCCGGCACTGACGGCGTTTCGACCGGTCGCCCTCGAGGACCCGGTTGCGTTTCCTGCGGGGCACGCGCTATCGCGTAACGGTCCTCCTGGTGAAACCCCAGAACGTGTCTGGGAACTACCCGAGGGCGACCAACTGGACGCTCCGAACGATGGCCAGACGGTTATTGATCACGTCGATACTCGAATTCGGTGCGCAGTCGACACCGTCGAGACGGAGTCCGTCGCCGTCGCGTTTTCCGGTGGCGTCGACTCGGCACTCGTCGCTGCGTTGCTCGACGCACCGTTGTACGTGGTCGGGTTTCCCGATAGTCACGACCTCGAAGCCGCGAGGACGGCGGCAACGGCCATGGGGAAGGACCTGAACGTGGTCGAACTCGAGCCGGCGGACCTCGAACGAGCGGTCCCGAAAATCGCCCGGGAAACGGGCCGGACGAACGCGATGGACGTCCAGATTGCGCTGCCGCTGTATCTCGTCGCCGAAGCCGTCGCAGCGGATGGTTTCGACGCGCTGGCGGTCGGTCAGGGTGCTGACGAACTGTTTGGCGGCTACGAAAAAGTTGTTCGTCTCGATCACCGAGTCGACGCCGAGACGGTCCGTGGTGCCGTTCGCGAGCAAATCCTGACGCTTCCAGAGCAACTTCCTCGAGACGTGCTGACTCTCGAGGCCGCGGGGGTCGAACCGGTGGCTCCTCTGCTCCACGATGGCGTCGTCGAAGCCGCTCTCGCCCTTCCCGACCGCTGGCTGGCCGATGAGAGTGAACGCAAGCGCGCCTTGCGAACGGTGGCCGCTCGCGTGCTCCCGGACTCGGTCGCGAAACGAGATAAGAAAGCCGTCCAGTACGGCAGCCTGACGGCTCGAGAACTGGACCGCCTCGCCCGACAGGCGGGCTACAAACGGCGTATGGACGACCACGTCGGACAGTACATCGAGTCGCTACTCGAATCGTGA
- a CDS encoding PHP domain-containing protein: MLTVELHTHSSLSHDGRDPVDLILEQAAAVGLDAIAITDHDEIDASLEAVERAPEYGLIGIPGVEISSKAGHILGLGVTEAIPPGLSYEATLEAIREQGGVAVIPHPFQESRHGVMARITREQLAQADAIEVYNSRLITGRANRQAERFARSRGLPMTAGSDAHISEMVGQAVTRVDAERNTVDAILEAIERGGTTIEGKRTPWHISFRQAAGGVKRRAISGLGALFSR; encoded by the coding sequence ATGCTGACGGTCGAACTGCACACGCACTCGTCGCTCTCGCACGATGGTCGTGATCCGGTTGATCTCATCCTCGAGCAAGCCGCAGCGGTGGGGCTCGACGCTATCGCCATTACGGATCACGACGAGATCGATGCGAGTCTCGAAGCCGTCGAACGTGCGCCCGAGTACGGTTTGATCGGCATTCCCGGCGTCGAAATCTCGAGTAAGGCCGGTCACATTCTCGGTCTCGGGGTTACTGAAGCGATACCACCCGGCCTGTCTTACGAGGCGACCCTCGAGGCGATTCGCGAGCAAGGTGGCGTCGCCGTAATCCCACATCCCTTCCAGGAGTCACGACACGGCGTGATGGCTCGAATCACCCGTGAACAACTGGCCCAGGCTGATGCCATCGAGGTATACAACTCTCGGCTGATTACGGGACGTGCAAACCGACAGGCCGAGCGGTTCGCCCGCTCTCGGGGGCTGCCGATGACGGCCGGCAGTGACGCTCATATCAGTGAGATGGTCGGTCAGGCGGTCACTCGAGTTGACGCCGAGAGGAACACCGTCGACGCGATTCTCGAGGCAATCGAACGGGGTGGGACGACGATTGAGGGGAAACGGACGCCCTGGCACATTAGCTTCCGACAGGCGGCCGGCGGCGTCAAACGACGAGCGATCAGCGGGCTGGGGGCCCTGTTCAGTCGATGA